A single region of the Etheostoma cragini isolate CJK2018 chromosome 3, CSU_Ecrag_1.0, whole genome shotgun sequence genome encodes:
- the ywhae1 gene encoding tyrosine 3-monooxygenase/tryptophan 5-monooxygenase activation protein, epsilon polypeptide 1 isoform X1 has translation MGEREDLVYQAKLAEQAERYDEMVVSMKNVAGMDVELTVEERNLLSVAYKNVIGARRASWRIISSIEQREENKGGEEKLKMIREYRQTVEKELKSICGDILDALERHLLPSAVMGESKVFYNKMKGDYHRYLAEFATGNNRKEAAENSLVAYKTATDLAMLELPPTHPIRLGLALNFSVFYYEILNSPDRACRLAKAAFDDAIAELDTLNEDSYKDSTLIMQLLRDNLTLWTSDMQGEGEEQSKEVLQDVEDEPQ, from the exons ATGGGAGAGCGAGAGGACCTAGTTTATCAGGCAAAGCTCGCCGAGCAAGCAGAGAGATATGACG AGATGGTGGTGTCTATGAAGAACGTGGCAGGCATGGATGTGGAGCTCACAGTGGAGGAGAGGAACCTACTATCAGTGGCCTACAAGAATGTGATTGGAGCTCGGAGAGCCTCCTGGAGAATAATTAGCAGTATTGAACAGAGGGAAGAGAACAAGGGCGGAGAAGAGAAACTGAAGATGATCCGGGAATACAGGCAAACG GTTGAGAAGGAGCTGAAGTCAATCTGTGGTGACATTCTGGACGCACTGGAAAGGCACCTACTCCCCTCTGCTGTCATGGGAGAGTCGAAGGTCTTCTACAACAAAAT GAAGGGTGACTACCACAGGTACCTGGCAGAATTTGCCACTGGCAACAACAGAAAGGAGGCAGCAGAGAACAGCCTGGTGGCCTACAAAACTGCTACCGATCTAGCCATGTTGGAGCTGCCACCCACACACCCCATCCGCCTCGGTCTCGCCCTCAACTTCTCCGTCTTCTACTATGAGATCCTAAATTCTCCTGACCGCGCTTGCAG GTTGGCAAAGGCTGCATTCGATGACGCCATCGCAGAACTGGACACACTGAATGAAGACAGCTACAAGGACTCTACGCTTATCATGCAGTTGTTACGTGACAACCTCACGCTATGGACTTCAGATATGCAAGGAGAGG GGGAAGAACAAAGCAAAGAGGTACTGCAAGACGTTGAGGATGAGCCCCAGTGA
- the ywhae1 gene encoding tyrosine 3-monooxygenase/tryptophan 5-monooxygenase activation protein, epsilon polypeptide 1 isoform X2, giving the protein MGEREDLVYQAKLAEQAERYDEMVVSMKNVAGMDVELTVEERNLLSVAYKNVIGARRASWRIISSIEQREENKGGEEKLKMIREYRQTVEKELKSICGDILDALERHLLPSAVMGESKVFYNKMKGDYHRYLAEFATGNNRKEAAENSLVAYKTATDLAMLELPPTHPIRLGLALNFSVFYYEILNSPDRACRLAKAAFDDAIAELDTLNEDSYKDSTLIMQLLRDNLTLWTSDMQGEES; this is encoded by the exons ATGGGAGAGCGAGAGGACCTAGTTTATCAGGCAAAGCTCGCCGAGCAAGCAGAGAGATATGACG AGATGGTGGTGTCTATGAAGAACGTGGCAGGCATGGATGTGGAGCTCACAGTGGAGGAGAGGAACCTACTATCAGTGGCCTACAAGAATGTGATTGGAGCTCGGAGAGCCTCCTGGAGAATAATTAGCAGTATTGAACAGAGGGAAGAGAACAAGGGCGGAGAAGAGAAACTGAAGATGATCCGGGAATACAGGCAAACG GTTGAGAAGGAGCTGAAGTCAATCTGTGGTGACATTCTGGACGCACTGGAAAGGCACCTACTCCCCTCTGCTGTCATGGGAGAGTCGAAGGTCTTCTACAACAAAAT GAAGGGTGACTACCACAGGTACCTGGCAGAATTTGCCACTGGCAACAACAGAAAGGAGGCAGCAGAGAACAGCCTGGTGGCCTACAAAACTGCTACCGATCTAGCCATGTTGGAGCTGCCACCCACACACCCCATCCGCCTCGGTCTCGCCCTCAACTTCTCCGTCTTCTACTATGAGATCCTAAATTCTCCTGACCGCGCTTGCAG GTTGGCAAAGGCTGCATTCGATGACGCCATCGCAGAACTGGACACACTGAATGAAGACAGCTACAAGGACTCTACGCTTATCATGCAGTTGTTACGTGACAACCTCACGCTATGGACTTCAGATATGCAAGGAGAGG AGTCCTAA